A single Lolium perenne isolate Kyuss_39 chromosome 6, Kyuss_2.0, whole genome shotgun sequence DNA region contains:
- the LOC127321321 gene encoding GDSL esterase/lipase At5g03600-like, with translation MKLPPAVLGLVVLLVLVLSPNGAEARPAPAGGHPQKKLSSYSFFVFGDDFADNGNLPLTDPVTQMSRQWAYPYGSSYVDADGNPRPNTPSGRFSNYQIQSDFIATILGLEEAPPAHALTAEKTCDPSGMTFAYAGAGVLDGSSTHKVPTLAKQVETFSKMVKDGTITQQQLSRSIALVAISGNDYHGSSSTIGLSNPNDINAYIGRVTKEIAANVEQLQKLGVTKVVVNNLHPVGCTPLQTRTNNYTACDVFGNLGASVHNSNLKQTMEGKKNVHVADLYTAFSNIVDTAPGKGQELSKQFKRKLSPCCESFDSNGYCGQQGDSSELLYSVCDKSNRFFYWDDMHPTHAGWEAVMKQLEKPLREFVDQD, from the exons ATGAAGCTACCTCCGGCCGTCCTCGGTCTCGTCGTTCTCCTCGTCCTTGTTCTAAGCCCCAATGGCGCGGAGGCCCGGCCTGCCCCTGCCGGCGGTCATCCTCAGAAGAAGTTGTCGAGCTACAGCTTCTTCGTCTTCGGGGATGACTTCGCTGACAACGGCAACCTCCCGCTAACCGACCCCGTCACCCAGATGTCGCGGCAGTGGGCTTACCCCTACGGCTCCTCCTATGTTGACGCCGATGGAAACCCGCGGCCAAACACTCCGTCGGGACGCTTCTCCAACTATCAAATCCAATCAGATTTCATCG CGACGATCTTGGGGCTCGAGGAAGCACCTCCGGCGCATGCTTTGACGGCGGAGAAAACCTGCGACCCGTCTGGCATGACCTTCGCTTATGCTGGCGCTGGCGTGTTGGATGGCTCGTCGACGCACAAGGTCCCCACCCTTGCCAAGCAGGTCGAAACTTTCAGTAAGATGGTCAAGGATGGGACCATTACACAGCAGCAACTCAGTCGTTCCATTGCCCTCGTCGCTATATCCGGCAACGACTACCACGGGAGCTCCAGCACCATTGGCCTAAGTAACCCCAACGAT ATCAATGCTTATATTGGGAGGGTGACAAAGGAGATTGCAGCCAACGTGGAGCAGTTGCAGAAGCTAGGGGTGACAAAGGTTGTCGTCAACAACCTGCACCCCGTCGGATGCACGCCGTTGCAAACACGGACGAACAACTACACCGCGTGCGACGTCTTCGGAAATTTGGGTGCATCTGTCCATAACAGCAACCTCAAACAAACGATGGAGGGCAAGAAAAATGTCCACGTTGCCGACCTCTACACCGCCTTCAGTAATATTGTGGATACCGCCCCGG GTAAAGGCCAGGAGCTATCTAAACAATTCAAGCGCAAGCTTTCGCCGTGCTGCGAAAGTTTTGATTCGAACGGTTACTGCGGACAACAAGGCGATTCCTCGGAGCTTCTCTACAGCGTGTGCGACAAGTCCAACAGATTTTTCTACTGGGATGACATGCACCCCACACATGCAGGGTGGGAGGCAGTGATGAAGCAATTGGAAAAACCCTTGAGAGAGTTTGTAGATCAAGATTAG